The DNA segment CATCCTGTAGCCTGGATatattgtgttaaatgctgcTTTTCCAAATCTTGCGAGTCTCCAACTGCTGCCCATTTTCCTCCTCTGCAAAATGTGGAGCGCACACCTGAAGCGAAACTTTCTCTCTGCCCCCTCGCAGTGAATGTGACTGTTCAGCCGTGGTGAAATAAGAGCCGTGACAGCGCGCTTTGGTCTTTGGTTTTCAGCCCCCGTCTCAGTAGAGCGATGGCGGCGCCGACAgctccttcttcctcctcctcctcctcctgcggcGTCGGCGGTGGCGGCGGTGAGCCCAACCCCAACACGACAAATTTACGGCCACCTGCGTCAAGTAGGTGCATCGTCCACATAAAACGCTATTGCACCCCGGCTATTTGCTTTGTGGCCGCCGTAGTTAATCTTGTCctggggagggggagggggaggggggggggtgATGAGGGTAAAAAGGCACCGATTGGTCACCGCCTCAGGTGcagcaaatcacacacactcactgtcagAATTAAAAGCTCTCACTGGGGACGATTAAGGAAGACAGACAACCCCTGATCCAGCACTCTTTATCCATTTACAAATGTCATGCTGTTGACTGTACTCTTTATGGATATCCCGTTTATTAGTAAAACAACACGcgatgtattattattattattattattattattattaatagtgtaaaagaaactacaacaaataataataataataataataataataataatattataacaataatatttattattgttattattattcgtTTTCTTTGACATGTATTAGTATACATCTCATTTCTGTTTATCTGGCTAACATTAGGATGAACAGGGCTGGCTTCAGCAGTGTATAGCCTAATTAAGTGAAGAGCAGCTCTAATTGTAGGGACACTAAATTGGTCGTAATGGTTGACTGCTCTCGCTGCTTCGTCGCTGTGATTGGGGGGGGGGAGCATTTCCATTTTCCACAAGAGCTACGTTCTCCTTACAAATGACCCACATTAGCACTATTCTATTATGAAGGTTTAGCTGGACCTCAAAGCTGCTATACAGAAGGTTGTTTCAATTTTAAAAGGCAATTTTTCAAAAGACATTTTATAGCCTCCATGGCACTACTGAAACTATTTCGTCCTACATTTGTAAGGCATTATTCCGATTTTTTTGCCCAGATAAATATTTCATTCcagaatttcttttttgctgTCGTTCAAAATAGATTGTCACCAAATTTTTATCTAccgaaataaataataataataattttttacaataataataatttacaataataatattaataataataataataataataataataataatgctattgTTGTTTTCTATTTCAAGAccgttgattttttttcttgccagcttcagcaaaaaaaaccaaaaagatagagtgaaataaatatagcttttctttaataattttgGCGGAAAAAGCTTCAACTCTACCGGCTGGATAACTAAGATAATggtttggttaaaaaaattaaaaaattaataataataataataatgaaaaaaacattttctccaAATAACTGGCGCTCACAGCACAGCGGGGTTTCACACGGTTCTACTTCATTGAAAGTGTGTTTAGGAAACGGCGACTCTGCTGCACTGCATCTAAACAAAATATCATTGTGTTCGTTCTAACGCGTTTATTCATTTCCTTCCTGTTTATAGGCTATGACTGGAGTGGGGTTGCACATGGATGTACGAGAAAGCTCGGGATGAAGATTTGCGGTGAGTTCACGctatttataattgtttacGCAGAACAACAGGCAAAATGCGTGACGAAGTGGAAAATAACCCGGTAAAGGGAGAAAAGGTTTTCCCCTCAGACAGCATTTTACAGTGTGGTTAGTTGTCCCTGGTACTGCTATAAGATACATGCAGGTCTGAGAGCAGTGGTTGAATTGTTATTTTTAGAAatgtctgaatatttttttctaggAAGAAACTGTACTGTTTTAGTGAAACCGATTATTGTTATTGGTAAAGCTGAAATTGTCTCTCACCTGAAATACAGATTTAATCAACCCTGGTTTCCTCGGTCACTGACTGACCTGATCCTCTAGTGCCCCCATCTGGTAGTGTTACATATTGGAAGTGACAGGGATTTGATCAGCTAATTAACGTTCAGTAAAAACAGAGCTGCAACTGTACCTCACATGGAGGAAAACTagctatatatattattattattatttatttatttttttcggatatgtgtgtgtgtgtctgtgtgtgtgtgtgtgtgtgtgtgtgtgtgtgtgtgtgtgtgcgacataaaatgtgctttaattgggagcataaataaaacaatgatatGCAGACTACGGTTTATTCTGCATGTAGAATAGGTAATTGCAGAATACATATTTACCTTTCACGTTGAACAGACAGAATGATCAGCTTTAGCAGTCTGATGCTGTGATACAGATGAAGATAATTGCAGGAGAATTTtagatggaaataaaatattacatagtTGATCATAACCTCTGATAAATTCGCTGTTCCCTGGAGGATTTCTACGCAACAGTAATCTGATGGGCTGTGCGCGCGTGCGTGAGCGTGTATGTACGTGCGTGTGTTTTTCTGCGATAGCGCCGTTGTGCTTTGTATAAGACTGTGGTTATTTTGAGATTAACGCACCATCAGATAAGATTACTCTGCTGGGAACACTGGTCTGGCTAACGCTCTTTAAACCGAatcatggttaaaaaaaaacctttagtattattcttcatttaaaattttacaCTGTTACTCAGTATGTATTGAATCGCTTAAAGGTTGAAAGAAACGATTCTTTTATGTGTATTTTGCGAGAAATTTTGAATATGAAAAATGCcgaacattttaaaaacacgtTTCAAggcacgattttttttttaacctttaaatCCTGTATATTGTGCATTTGTTTCACCTTTAAATGTGCATACTTTGtaagtattaatatatttaataacatcATAAATGTGTTTCTAACAGATTGAAAAAATGTGCACTTGATGCACCATCAGAGCAAATAAAATAGTACCgttttatactttattcttGAGAGTGTAGTATTTCCTAtttcgttttgtttttcttattttaaggaaaaacaaagcattgttttatattaattcagaattgtttaatataataataataataataataataataataatgataatgataataacaatCTCCTCTTGCACAAATTGTGAATCTGGGCTTGGGCAAAAGCTATTCTGAGATAATACGGATCACTGAGGCGGAATCCAGCATGCATCATTAGCTGCGAGCTCAGTAAGTCAGTGGTCGGTGAAGTGTGTGATGGGCTCGGTGTCTCTGTGATCGTCACCGGGGGGATTTAGAGGCGCTCTAAACGGAGCCCATTTGTTTTTGCTTGACTGATGTCATGGGGGCGAACCTCCCCCTGATTATGGCTCCATCATAAATCCCTATGCAGTTGGAATTGAAAGGGGGGATCCTCCAAGCTCCACACAGCTGTACCAAATACATAAGGAAATGTTTGGCCATGCAAGTTGCCCATTATGATCTTCTTCTCTCTGTAACAATTTAGGATTTTTGCAGAAGAACAACAATGTTGATGAACAAAGCAGGATTGTGGCTTCTCTGAATGAACAGTCCTCACCACAGAAGCTCGGCTTACATGACACACGCTTTAGACGTAATGAGTCTGACTTCTCCAACCTTTATGCAAGGGGTAAGAAAGTTCACCTGATTTTCTCTCTCgttttaaaaaattaagacGCTAGAATAATGTACagataattatattattgtcCTTTCTTGCCTTCATGGCAGGTTACTTATAATTCTTGacttttattgttataattctTAAGATTTACTGCCTGCCAAGAATGGTGAAGAGCCTACAATCCAGTTCCTGCTGGAAGTGGTGGAAATCCTCACCAACTATGTTCGGAAGACATTTGACAGATCTACAAAAGTGCTGGACTTCCACCATCCACACCAGCTCCTGGAGGGTATAGAGGGCTTTAACCTGGATCTCTCAGACCAGCCTGAGAGCCTTGAGCAGATTCTAGTAGACTGTAGAGACACTCTTAAATACGGTGTCAGGACAGGTGAGGCATggcatttaaatgaattaagaaATGTTGTTCATTAATTAGAAAAGTGACATAAATTGCACAAAATGACCTTACAGAAAATTGTGGCATTATTTTTGGATCCCACCATTTTGAAGCTGGAGCAGTAAAacctatttatttgttgtttattattgtttcttttcCATCAGGTCATCCCAGGTTCTTTAACCAGCTGTCTACTGGACTGGACATCATTGGCCTGGCTGGGGAATGGCTTACCTCAACTGCAAACACTAATATGTGAGTTTTCCATTTTCAGCTTGGGCATTAGTTCAATTGAAGAGGTGGAACTGAAGCATTATGTACCAGaaacaaatgcattttaatcACTTTGGCAGAAAGTACCATTAAATAATACAGGTAAATGACAGCTGccttacagatttgaatgagtTGCACCTGTCTTTCAATTCAATATATCTTTTTAGTGTAAAGAAGCCTGTATGTCAGTTCCCTATACAATGTTTCAAAACAATTCATACTAGTTTTCACCTTCAGAGAACATATGAATAAAATAGCAAAGGATGAACACACCCGTTTAAAATAACCTCTAGAGGTCAGAGTTTCTATTATGTCTTTTATGGCCTATGCCCTGACCATTTAGGGGTCTATAAAACATACattgttgatttatttcagtatttatcTTTAGTAGTACAATGGCTAACCCTTGTTACCTTCAGCTGTTGAGGAGCATACGAAAATACTTTACAAGACACATAATGACTTGTCAATCATCATGAGAATCATAGACCAGTTCTTGCAATGtcaaaatgattaataaatggTCATAATGGTCTGTTTGTCTCATGTGACCTTTTCCTACatgattaattagttattaATCTGTCATTCATTCTAATTACTTTAGCTGTATATTGACCATCATTTATATTATCAACTAGTTGAAAGTTATATGGCATGTTTATATGATTACATGTGGTTGTATGTGTGGTTACAGTAATACCTCAACTTACCATGAGTGTTTTCAACAAGTTAAGTAGAAATaataagtattaaaaaattacaagaGTGATTGTGGGAGAGCCAACGTTTTGGGGAACGAAGGACAGCAAGGCAGTGGGCACTTTTGACAGAACTAGTTTTCTTTATTGGATACTTTCACTTTcccatgcacatgcacatacacaattttctgtgtctctctctcccaaAATGCCCTTCTCTCGCTCCTCTtatccttttctcctctctcactGAAAAAGAGAACACTGATTAGATTAATTCCCAAAAGGTGTGTGATTGTTACCGCTTGTCCCCCCAACCTTGCCCTTCATTCACAAACCGTCCCAAAAATCTGGGACAAACCTCCGATAATAACCAGTCAGGCCAAGGGACCATCTTACCTCCTTTTTGGTCTTGGGACAGGCTGCAATCATACAGTTCATTGATCAAGCAGTTCATTGAGGCGAGGCATTAGATACATGTCAAATTTAGACACCAGGTTGACATTTTGATAGTCCATACAGAACCGGACTGAACATTGGCTGCTCCAATCACTGTGAGACTCCTTGATTACCCCCATGTCAAGCATAGTTTCATCCCAAACTACGTTTTCTTTTGTGTTCGGTTAGTCGGTACAGGCGACTTTGCACCATTATACCTGACAGCGTCTCAATATGGTGTTCTATTAGGTGTGTTTGTTCAAGTAGGAGAGAAACACTTCCGAAAATAATTTTTGCAACCTCCCCACCTGTGCTATCTGCGATGGCAAGAGGTGGTCTCCAGAGGGGAACGGGGGTGTATTTTGACGTAGCTTTTGGCCTTACCTCTGGTCCCAGCTCCTTCCTTTCGGGAACCACCATCGCTGGAGACACAGGCACCACCTCCCTCCATGGTTTCAGGAGGTTGAGATTTTACACCTGGAGTGCATTGCCTCTATCTGCAACGATAAGAGGTGGTCTCCCCAGAGGACCAGGGTAAATTTTGACGCTGATTTTGGCCTTACCTCTGGTCCCTGCTCCTCCCTCTCGGTAACCACCATCTCTAAAGACACAGGCACTGCCTGCCTCCCTCCATGGTTTTAGGAGGTTGAGATGGTACACCTGGAGTGCATCACCTTTATCTGTCTGCCTAAACTCATAGTCCACATCTCCAACTTGCCGTGTAACCTCAAAGGGTCTTGCCACTTTGCAAGTATTTTAGAGCTTGACGTGGGTAGTAATACAAGGACTTTATCTCCCGGTAAAAATTCATGCAGCTGCGTGCCCCTGTTATACAGCCGAGATTGCCATTCTTGAGCCTGTAGCAAATTCCCCAGTGTTAGTTGGCCCAAGGTGTGGAGTTCTGCTCTCAGGTGAAGAATGTACtgaattgcatttttattgtgtGAAGGTCTGTCCTCCCAATTTTCGCAGATGACATCAAGCACTCCATGTGGCTTGCGGCcgtattataattaaaaagggGAAAACCCCTGTGGAGGAAACTCTCAGACTGTGAATAATAGGGGCTTGAGCCACTTATCCCAGTTCTGTGCATCTTCTTGCAAGAACTTCCAAATCATATTTTTGAGGCTTTGATTAAATCGCTCCACTAAGCTGTCTATCTGAAGATGATGGACACTAGTATGAATCGATTTTATCCCCAATAATCTGTAAACTTCGTGAAGTGTTCTTGACATGAAGGTAGTGCCGTGATCAGTTAAGATCTCTTTCGGGATTCTGACCCAGGAGATGACATGCTAGAGAGCCTCCGCAAGATGTCTTGGGTATCGCATTGCATAGTCTACCAAAACTAACACAAGGTGATGCTCTTCTGCAGTCTGCTCTAAAGACCCGACGAGGTCCATTCCAGTCCTCTCGAAGGGGACCCTAATTTCAGGGTAATGGGCACTTTTGGGGTGGCCAGTGGGTTTACAAGCTGACATTTGCGACATGCCGCACACCAACTACGCACATTGCTATGAATGACCGTCCCACTCCGCCGTCCTCTGTGAACTGCTCCAGCACAACGAGGTTGAGGATCTTATTGCCACTCTGGTCCTCGTCCAGCAGCCACTTTTGTCGCTGAGCTGCTGAGCAAATGGCCGGCCAACCTCACAGAGCGTAAGGAAGCGGAAACGTTGTCTGTGTTGCTCTGGGGTCTGTCCCACTCGCTAGAGGATCGCCCATTTCAGGGTGCGGAATTCCAGCATGCGATTGGCCAGCAGTTGCTGGGCAGTGAGCTGAGTCTTTTCGGAAAGGAGTGGCAGAAGGCGGAACACTTGCTCCGAGTTCGGCCATTTCCCGGCAGTGGCCACGAGCTCAAATATCTCCAAGAACACTTCGGCATTATTATTCCCCATCTTGTTGAGCGGTTTTCCACCTGGGCGGTGGTGAAGGAGGGCCTGGTATTTGGTCTGCTGGAGCTTTCACCAGCTCACCCAGCTGCGCAGACTCCATGGTAGCATACCCTTTCTTTTCATGGGTTTTGGCACCAGTGTGGGAGAGCGAATAGTTCAGGTGACGGAGGGACAGTGAGGCAGCGGCCAGTTTTGACAGAACTAGGATTCTTTATTGGATACGCTCTCTTTCGCATGCGCATGCACACActctttgtgtctctctctctaccaaAGCACCCTTCTGTCGCTCCTCCTATCCTTTTCTTCTTGCTCACTGCAAAAAAGAACACTGATAAGAGAAATTCCCAAGTGTATAATGTAATTCTTACTACTTGTCTCCCTTGGCCTTGCCTTCCGCTCTGCCACGCCGCCGCTACCGCAGTAATAAACCATTaagaatataaatgatttattaagagaaaatgtattttgagATGGGATACAATCAAAAGATTAAGAACTTTGCATCAGCATCCAATATTGGTTCTTCAGTAGTAAAGTGATTAGAATTCATATTTTATCTTGCACTATTGCATAGCTTTATCCACTAAACTGACACATTTTATCCATAGGTTCACATATGAAATTGCTCCAGTGTTTGTGCTGATGGAACAACTGACCCTAAAAAAAATGAGGGAAATTGTTGGCTGGCCGAATGGAGAAGGAGATGGAATATTCTCGCCAGGTTATTTTTCTACTTACATCTAAATCATTTAAACACCCCCATAATTCATTTATGTATATTAGAGATAAAGAAATACCAAATTGTTTGGTCTGCTGATAAAACTCAAATAACAGCTCAGTAATTACTGGAATTCTGTCCTAAGGCTGTTAGTTGTGCTAAGTTTGTTCACCATTTTCTTTGACAGGAGGAGCTATCTCCAACATGTACAGTGTGATGATAGCTCGATATAAACACTTCCCTGAAGTGAAGACTAAAGGCATGACCGCAGCCCCCAGGATTGTGCTGTTCACTTCTGAGCATGTATGTATTGTGTCATACTGAGATGATTAATCTTGGGATATTTCTGATAGTAGATAGTAACCAGCAGGGCCAATGAATTGAATGATAGGGTTTATTTATAGCATCATATAAAAAGATGTTTTCTCCAAGGGGCAATTAAATTGTAAATCTCCTCTCCCATTCTGCAGGCACGGAATTACATTGGCAGTATAtatttaaagatatatatatatatatatatatatatatatatatataaatttaaatctAAATGTGAATTATCCTTTTTTTAGTGGAAATTAGtggttattttttgtatttttcttgttcaacctaccactggtgtatcatttcctggaaCCACAGACATAGGTTAGCTgacaaagctaacaacaagcaaggcagaaggcaacaagaagtctggggttaacgtggatgagacagaggaagcCAGGgatataaacatgactgagaacagagacattcctgatcgcctgatcaccatcatcttttctctgcttgtgttctgtatgGTGGTGGTTGTTTGCCTGAAAACATTAATTAGATAACaagattttaaatacttttgtattaatatattaatatattaatatgatgtgagggacagttaccagtgtgacactaaaaccaGTAGTCGTAATGGCTGCTTTTTACTttagtacatgtcagagcccaaacatctttactttaacttgagtgcaAAAAATTTTAGTTAGTACTTAAACTTTtgccagagtattttaaaacatgagtatatgtacttctacttgagtgaaagatgtgtgtacttttaccaCCTCTGGCAAAttcataagaataaaaatattttttgttttgactATATTCTATATACAGAGTCATTACTCTATAAAGAAAGCGAGTGCAGTTCTTGGATTTGGGACAGAGAACCTGATTCTGCTGAATACAGATGAGAGGTAAGAACATTTGTGGTCAAAGCCATGTAAGGTcctggtgtgtatgtgtgtgtgcatgtgtgttacaTGTCCATCTCCTTTGTTAGAGGTAGAGTCATTCCTGCTGATCTCGAAGCCAAGGTCATAGATGCCAAACGCAAGGTGAGTCTTTGCACAGAAATGATGCGATCTCAGTTGAGTGAGCTAAGATTATACATATAGTCATGCTTCATTAGGCAGAGCTTAAGATAAGAAACTGCATGCTTTGTAAATCAATATGTATTAGAATTAGCCTTTCTGATAGACTTGAATGAAAGCAAACATCATATCGTTTGTGGtttaatgaaagtaaataaactttgtaaatttttacattataattattacatccAATAAAATCATAGTAtccaatgaaataaaatattagcgTACACCATAAAATATCACAAAGAAACAGGATCATATCTAGTCTCTATAGGACATGCTGAATCTAAATGGCATTcgtttaaaaaatgttctcaGCTCTGTTGCCTTTATCTTCCTTAGTCAGTCCTTAGTCCATTGAGAGTGATAGCTCATCTATCTCTTTGCTTTTTCAGGGCTACGTTCCCTTTTTTGTGAGTGCCACAGCCGGTACGACAGTTTACGGTGCTTTTGACCCCATCAACGAGATTGCGGATATCTGTGAGAAATATAACATGTGGCTCCACGTGGATGTAAGTGCACATTAATAGTCGTAAGTGTGAGTGTCTTTGGCCCCACTGTATATTTGGTGACTCCAGTATTTGTGCAATTACATGTAATTAATCAGTGTTACTGATAAAATCATTTGTAAATACACATACAGTTcgatttactttctttttcataaGAATCATGTGGAAGAatattgaatttgaatttgactttaagatttgtacatttttttatttacataatttacacTTTAATGTCACCGACACTTCCTTTCTATTTATTGTCACAATTATTGTTTTACTAGAAAACAATTGTAATTGTCTGAATACagttataactatataactacATGCTtacatgtgtaaaaaataaattttatatacaaagtATCCACGATAATCTGTAACAGTGCACACATTGCTACATACAAACAGTTGCCTGTATGGTTATAAGatacaattaatataaagtgaGACTGTGTCATTGTCATGTTTTGAGTCAGACACTGAAGAGAATGATCAGCAGATCATTGTGTCCATAGGGAGCATGGGGAGGTGGACTTTTGATGTCCAGAAAACACAGGCATAAACTTAATGGCATTGAGAGGTATGCTTTACATCTTACATTTTCTCATACAAATGCA comes from the Silurus meridionalis isolate SWU-2019-XX chromosome 3, ASM1480568v1, whole genome shotgun sequence genome and includes:
- the gad1a gene encoding glutamate decarboxylase 1 isoform X2, encoding MAAPTAPSSSSSSSCGVGGGGGYDWSGVAHGCTRKLGMKICGFLQKNNNVDEQSRIVASLNEQSSPQKLGLHDTRFRRNESDFSNLYARDLLPAKNGEEPTIQFLLEVVEILTNYVRKTFDRSTKVLDFHHPHQLLEGIEGFNLDLSDQPESLEQILVDCRDTLKYGVRTGHPRFFNQLSTGLDIIGLAGEWLTSTANTNMFTYEIAPVFVLMEQLTLKKMREIVGWPNGEGDGIFSPGGAISNMYSVMIARYKHFPEVKTKGMTAAPRIVLFTSEHSHYSIKKASAVLGFGTENLILLNTDERGRVIPADLEAKVIDAKRKGYVPFFVSATAGTTVYGAFDPINEIADICEKYNMWLHVDGAWGGGLLMSRKHRHKLNGIERANSVTWNPHKMMGVPLQCSAILVREKGLLQGCNSMCAGYLFQPDKQYDVSYDTGDKAIQCGRHVDIFKFWLMWKAKGTIGFEKHIDRCLELSEYLYTKIKNREGYEMVFHGQPQHTNVCFWYIPPSLRGMPDEKDRRQRLHKVAPKIKALMMECGSTMVGYQPQGDKVNFFRMVISNPAATRSDIDFLIDEIERLGEDL
- the gad1a gene encoding glutamate decarboxylase 1 isoform X3 codes for the protein MKICGFLQKNNNVDEQSRIVASLNEQSSPQKLGLHDTRFRRNESDFSNLYARDLLPAKNGEEPTIQFLLEVVEILTNYVRKTFDRSTKVLDFHHPHQLLEGIEGFNLDLSDQPESLEQILVDCRDTLKYGVRTGHPRFFNQLSTGLDIIGLAGEWLTSTANTNMFTYEIAPVFVLMEQLTLKKMREIVGWPNGEGDGIFSPGGAISNMYSVMIARYKHFPEVKTKGMTAAPRIVLFTSEHSHYSIKKASAVLGFGTENLILLNTDERGRVIPADLEAKVIDAKRKGYVPFFVSATAGTTVYGAFDPINEIADICEKYNMWLHVDGAWGGGLLMSRKHRHKLNGIERANSVTWNPHKMMGVPLQCSAILVREKGLLQGCNSMCAGYLFQPDKQYDVSYDTGDKAIQCGRHVDIFKFWLMWKAKGTIGFEKHIDRCLELSEYLYTKIKNREGYEMVFHGQPQHTNVCFWYIPPSLRGMPDEKDRRQRLHKVAPKIKALMMECGSTMVGYQPQGDKVNFFRMVISNPAATRSDIDFLIDEIERLGEDL
- the gad1a gene encoding glutamate decarboxylase 1 isoform X1 — protein: MAAPTAPSSSSSSSCGVGGGGGEPNPNTTNLRPPASSYDWSGVAHGCTRKLGMKICGFLQKNNNVDEQSRIVASLNEQSSPQKLGLHDTRFRRNESDFSNLYARDLLPAKNGEEPTIQFLLEVVEILTNYVRKTFDRSTKVLDFHHPHQLLEGIEGFNLDLSDQPESLEQILVDCRDTLKYGVRTGHPRFFNQLSTGLDIIGLAGEWLTSTANTNMFTYEIAPVFVLMEQLTLKKMREIVGWPNGEGDGIFSPGGAISNMYSVMIARYKHFPEVKTKGMTAAPRIVLFTSEHSHYSIKKASAVLGFGTENLILLNTDERGRVIPADLEAKVIDAKRKGYVPFFVSATAGTTVYGAFDPINEIADICEKYNMWLHVDGAWGGGLLMSRKHRHKLNGIERANSVTWNPHKMMGVPLQCSAILVREKGLLQGCNSMCAGYLFQPDKQYDVSYDTGDKAIQCGRHVDIFKFWLMWKAKGTIGFEKHIDRCLELSEYLYTKIKNREGYEMVFHGQPQHTNVCFWYIPPSLRGMPDEKDRRQRLHKVAPKIKALMMECGSTMVGYQPQGDKVNFFRMVISNPAATRSDIDFLIDEIERLGEDL